One window of Nymphaea colorata isolate Beijing-Zhang1983 chromosome 1, ASM883128v2, whole genome shotgun sequence genomic DNA carries:
- the LOC116247734 gene encoding transcription factor TRY-like → MAMENKRRRKQAKTSSCDSEEVSSIEWECIKMTEQEEDLIYRMYRLVGNRWGLIAGRIPGRKAEEIERFWIMRHGEVHVIRG, encoded by the exons atggccATGGAGAATAAGCGTCGTCGGAAGCAGGCAAAGACTTCCAGCTGTGATTCCGAGG AAGTGAGCAGCATCGAGTGGGAGTGCATCAAGATGACGGAGCAAGAAGAAGATCTCATTTACCGTATGTACAGGCTCGTCGGCAACAG GTGGGGGCTGATCGCAGGCCGGATTCCGGGACGGAAAGCGGAGGAGATTGAGAGGTTTTGGATAATGAGACACGGGGAAGTGCACGTAATTAGAGGATAA
- the LOC116246050 gene encoding RNA polymerase sigma factor sigE, chloroplastic/mitochondrial isoform X1, which produces MGVFTVSGSASRGPLGFDLRFKTNNSYSLRKPLVLAFKSDQQIAQKPKSSSALSTSSEHLPLAVESLETINHQPKKRRGRKPRKTANAAVIDIVEIDYDEAAAALENIYKLSPTHVPDMELEAPRDRNRRKRSKKDQGTANSESDAGASGVVFNGRRRSKRLSLESRIALKNIKKEETTSGSKLQDKRARETGDVDRLLREHSASTDLVSTDWKKMKIPPVLPSSEHTWLFKLMQPMKAILQVKENLERDLERTPTDVELATATNMSVPELRRQLQLGKAARNKLVKHNLRLVLFVINKYYQEIASGSKFQDFCQAGAKGLIMAIDRFEPKRGFRLSTYGLFWIRHAIMRSLTLSSFTRVSFGLESVRLEIQRAKLELLFELERMPTEEEIIEKVGISFERYHEVMRASKQVLSLNARHSTTQEEFLKGVTDMEGVGFERRRSPAILRLALDDVLDSLKPKESLVIRQRYGLDGKGDRTLGEIAGNLSISREMVRKHEVKALMKLKHPARVDYLRRYVM; this is translated from the exons ATGGGAGTTTTCACCGTCTCTGGTTCGGCTTCGCGTGGTCCGCTGGGCTTTGATTTGAGATTCAAGACGAACAACTCTTATTCTCTGAGGAAACCGCTTGTTTTAGCCTTCAAATCGGATCAACAGATCGCTCAAAAACCCAAGAGTTCTTCGGCATTGTCAACTTCGTCAGAACACCTGCCTTTAGCTGTTGAGAGTCTTGAGACTATTAATCACCAGCCCAAGAAGAGAAGGGGCAGAAAACCCAGGAAGACAGCCAATGCAGCTGTTATTGATATTGTGGAAATCGATTATGACGAAGCCGCGGCCGCCCTCGAGAACATATATAAGCTGAGCCCTACCCATGTTCCTGATATGGAACTGGAAGCTCCCCGCGATCGGAATAGGCGGAAAAGAAGTAAGAAGGACCAAGGGACTGCTAATTCAGAGAGTGATGCCGGTGCAAGTGGCGTCGTCTTTaatgggaggaggaggagtaaGCGCCTAAGCCTAGAGAGTAGGATTGCTTTGAAGAATATCAAGAAAGAAGAGACGACTAGTGGTTCCAAACTGCAGGACAAGAGAGCACGAGAAACAGGGGATGTTGACAGGCTTCTCAGGGAGCACTCTGCTTCCACTGATTTAGTCAGCACGGattggaagaaaatgaagatccCACCTGTACTTCCTTCTTCCGAGCACACCTGGCTATTCAAATTGATGCAGCCAATGAAG GCTATTCTTCAAGTGAAGGAAAACTTGGAGAGGGACCTGGAAAGAACACCCACTGATGTTGAACTTGCAACAGCCACCAACATGAGTGTGCCTGAACTTAGGAGACAATTGCAACTGGGCAAAGCTGCAAGAAACAAGCTTGTCaag CACAATCTTCGCCTGGTTTTATTTGTGATAAACAAATATTATCAAGAAATTGCAAGCGGTTCCAAATTCCAGGATTTCTGTCAAGCTGGGGCAAAAGGTTTGATAATGGCCATTGATCGGTTTGAACCAAAACGAGGATTTCGTCTCTCCACTTATGGCCTCTTCTGGATCCGTCATGCAATAATGCGATCATTGACCCTGTCAAGCTTTACGCGTGTCTCGTTTGGCTTAGAATCT GTAAGATTAGAGATACAAAGGGCAAAACTAGAACTACTGTTTGAGCTGGAAAGAATGCCAACCGAAGAAGAGATAATAGAAAAGGTTGGGATTTCATTTGAAAGATACCATGAAGTTATGCGGGCGTCAAAACAGGTGCTCTCTTTGAATGCAAGGCACTCCACAACACAAGAGGAGTTCCTAAAGGGAGTAACAGATATGGAAGGAGTTGGTTTTGAGAGGCGTAGATCACCTGCAATTCTGAGACTTGCTCTTGATGACGTG TTAGACTCATTGAAGCCGAAGGAAAGTTTGGTGATTAGGCAACGATATGGACTTGATGGAAAAGGTGACAGGACACTGGGGGAGATTGCTGGAAACCTGAGCATTTCAAGAGAGATGGTTCGAAAGCATGAAGTGAAGGCACTCATGAAGCTTAAGCATCCAGCTCGAGTCGATTACCTTCGCAGATACGTCATGTAA
- the LOC116246050 gene encoding RNA polymerase sigma factor sigE, chloroplastic/mitochondrial isoform X2, which yields MGVFTVSGSASRGPLGFDLRFKTNNSYSLRKPLVLAFKSDQQIAQKPKSSSALSTSSEHLPLAVESLETINHQPKKRRGRKPRKTANAAVIDIVEIDYDEAAAALENIYKLSPTHVPDMELEAPRDRNRRKRSKKDQGTANSESDAGASGVVFNGRRRSKRLSLESRIALKNIKKEETTSGSKLQDKRARETGDVDRLLREHSASTDLVSTDWKKMKIPPVLPSSEHTWLFKLMQPMKAILQVKENLERDLERTPTDVELATATNMSVPELRRQLQLGKAARNKLVKHNLRLVLFVINKYYQEIASGSKFQDFCQAGAKGLIMAIDRFEPKRGFRLSTYGLFWIRHAIMRSLTLSSFTRVSFGLESVRLEIQRAKLELLFELERMPTEEEIIEKVGISFERYHEVMRASKQVLSLNARHSTTQEEFLKGVTDMEGVGFERRRSPAILRLALDDVMQGHRLWDQYVPLLSRLYRQFN from the exons ATGGGAGTTTTCACCGTCTCTGGTTCGGCTTCGCGTGGTCCGCTGGGCTTTGATTTGAGATTCAAGACGAACAACTCTTATTCTCTGAGGAAACCGCTTGTTTTAGCCTTCAAATCGGATCAACAGATCGCTCAAAAACCCAAGAGTTCTTCGGCATTGTCAACTTCGTCAGAACACCTGCCTTTAGCTGTTGAGAGTCTTGAGACTATTAATCACCAGCCCAAGAAGAGAAGGGGCAGAAAACCCAGGAAGACAGCCAATGCAGCTGTTATTGATATTGTGGAAATCGATTATGACGAAGCCGCGGCCGCCCTCGAGAACATATATAAGCTGAGCCCTACCCATGTTCCTGATATGGAACTGGAAGCTCCCCGCGATCGGAATAGGCGGAAAAGAAGTAAGAAGGACCAAGGGACTGCTAATTCAGAGAGTGATGCCGGTGCAAGTGGCGTCGTCTTTaatgggaggaggaggagtaaGCGCCTAAGCCTAGAGAGTAGGATTGCTTTGAAGAATATCAAGAAAGAAGAGACGACTAGTGGTTCCAAACTGCAGGACAAGAGAGCACGAGAAACAGGGGATGTTGACAGGCTTCTCAGGGAGCACTCTGCTTCCACTGATTTAGTCAGCACGGattggaagaaaatgaagatccCACCTGTACTTCCTTCTTCCGAGCACACCTGGCTATTCAAATTGATGCAGCCAATGAAG GCTATTCTTCAAGTGAAGGAAAACTTGGAGAGGGACCTGGAAAGAACACCCACTGATGTTGAACTTGCAACAGCCACCAACATGAGTGTGCCTGAACTTAGGAGACAATTGCAACTGGGCAAAGCTGCAAGAAACAAGCTTGTCaag CACAATCTTCGCCTGGTTTTATTTGTGATAAACAAATATTATCAAGAAATTGCAAGCGGTTCCAAATTCCAGGATTTCTGTCAAGCTGGGGCAAAAGGTTTGATAATGGCCATTGATCGGTTTGAACCAAAACGAGGATTTCGTCTCTCCACTTATGGCCTCTTCTGGATCCGTCATGCAATAATGCGATCATTGACCCTGTCAAGCTTTACGCGTGTCTCGTTTGGCTTAGAATCT GTAAGATTAGAGATACAAAGGGCAAAACTAGAACTACTGTTTGAGCTGGAAAGAATGCCAACCGAAGAAGAGATAATAGAAAAGGTTGGGATTTCATTTGAAAGATACCATGAAGTTATGCGGGCGTCAAAACAGGTGCTCTCTTTGAATGCAAGGCACTCCACAACACAAGAGGAGTTCCTAAAGGGAGTAACAGATATGGAAGGAGTTGGTTTTGAGAGGCGTAGATCACCTGCAATTCTGAGACTTGCTCTTGATGACGTG ATGCAGGGTCACAGGCTTTGGGACCAGTATGTCCCGCTTCTAAGTCGGTTATATAGACAATTTAACTGA
- the LOC116246167 gene encoding probable WRKY transcription factor 53, translating into MENRELRRRVDEELARGEECMRRLQRSMDEQGTSRPELRDLLARDVLTSLANVRCLLKSEESWSAEPPPVAAGVTESPRSICSSPLGDFYDKNSGTVFGDQERREVRKKRKTLPKWTEQVCINGETGPEGLLDDGYSWRKYGQKDILGAKYPRAYYRCTHKYTQACEAAKLVQRSDQNPSVFDITYRGKHTCNQSVQPLPPAATFQETQHQQQQPPLDQLQFQPQLLLNFKSELKVKTEGLDAEAKPTSEASFSFPLTPENQQEQQQHSFDQLISSVSPSFVSPATTSDSNYYIFPCGMENPHLHASESDLTDIISAATSATNSPIVDLDFPLESLELSHDLSFDVGEYF; encoded by the exons ATGGAGAACAGGGAACTGAGGAGGAGGGTGGACGAGGAGTTGGCTCGCGGGGAGGAGTGCATGAGGCGGCTGCAGAGGAGCATGGATGAGCAGGGGACGAGCAGGCCCGAGTTGAGGGACTTGCTGGCGAGGGATGTCTTGACATCACTCGCAAACGTTCGCTGTCTCCTCAAATCCGAGGAGTCGTGGAGTGCGGAGCCGCCTCCTGTGGCGGCAGGGGTGACGGAGTCGCCGCGCTCGATTTGCAGCAGCCCGCTGGGCGATTTTTACGACAAGAATTCCGGCACGGTCTTTGGGGACCAGGAGCGCCGGGAAGTTCGCAAGAAGAG GAAGACGCTGCCCAAATGGACGGAGCAAGTGTGCATTAATGGGGAGACAGGGCCAGAGGGGCTGCTGGATGACGGGTATAGCTGGAGGAAGTATGGCCAGAAAGACATCCTTGGTGCTAAATACCCAAG AGCGTACTATAGGTGTACACACAAGTACACTCAAGCATGTGAAGCGGCCAAGTTGGTCCAGAGATCTGATCAGAACCCATCGGTCTTTGACATCACCTACCGCGGCAAACACACCTGCAACCAATCGGTTCAGCCATTACCCCCCGCAGCGACCTTTCAAGAAACTCAGCACCAGCAGCAACAGCCGCCTCTTGACCAGCTACAGTTCCAGCCACAGCTGCTGTTGAACTTCAAGTCTGAGCTCAAGGTCAAAACCGAGGGCCTCGATGCGGAGGCGAAGCCAACCTCGGAAGCAAGCTTCTCCTTCCCCCTGACGCCGGAAAACCAGCAAGAGCAGCAGCAACACTCGTTTGATCAGCTGATAAGCTCCGTGTCGCCTTCCTTTGTCTCTCCGGCCACAACCTCCGACTCCAACTACTACATCTTCCCCTGCGGCATGGAGAATCCCCACCTCCACGCCTCGGAATCTGACCTCACCGACATCATATCGGCCGCGACGTCTGCAACCAACTCCCCCATCGTCGACTTAGACTTCCCCCTAGAATCCTTGGAGCTCTCTCACGATCTCTCCTTCGACGTCGGAGAGTACTTCTAG
- the LOC116247546 gene encoding uncharacterized protein LOC116247546 isoform X1, with product MLTTAAIPLWVLPPTPTGAPGLLPSRRNPFVSLLVARRPKRLKSWSGKKGIISGLLPVDPWAPTVDSQSIASQLFAASLFPYLGFLYFITKSETSPKLTLFGFYFLLAFVGATIPAGIYAKINYGTSLSNVDWLHGGAEFLLTLTNLFVVIGLREALRKFRRETGEEASKASSKAEEKQTSA from the exons ATGCTGACCACGGCGGCAATCCCCTTGTGGGTTCTCCCTCCCACGCCGACCGGGGCCCCCGGCTTGCTGCCTTCCCGGAGAAATCCCTTTGTGAGTCTTCTTGTGGCAAGGAGGCCCAAACGATTGAAGTCTTGGTCGGGTAAGAAAGGAATCATCAGTGGGCTTCTGCCCGTCGACCCATGGGCACCAACGGTTGATTCCCAGAGCATCGCTTCCCAACTCTTTGCTGCCTCTCTTTTCCCCTATCTTGGGTTCCTTTATTTCATCACCAAGTCGGAAACTTCTCCGAAGCTCACGCTCTTTGGCTTCTACTTCTTGCTTGCGTTTGTTGGTGCTACGA TTCCAGCTGGTATTTATG CTAAAATCAACTATGGAACCTCCTTGTCAAATGTTGATTGGCTACATGGCGGTGCTGAATTTTTGTTAACCCTGACAAATTTGTTCGTTGTGATTGGACTGAGAGAAGCATTAAGGAAGTTCAGAAGAGAAACAGGAGAAGAAGCATCAAAAGCCAGTTCAAAAGCTGAAGAGAAGCAAACCTCAGCCTAG
- the LOC116247546 gene encoding uncharacterized protein LOC116247546 isoform X2, with product MLTTAAIPLWVLPPTPTGAPGLLPSRRNPFVSLLVARRPKRLKSWSGKKGIISGLLPVDPWAPTVDSQSIASQLFAASLFPYLGFLYFITKSETSPKLTLFGFYFLLAFVGATIPAGIYAKINYGTSLSNVDWLHGGAEFLLTLTNLFVVIGLREALRKFRRETGEEASKASSKAEEKQTSA from the exons ATGCTGACCACGGCGGCAATCCCCTTGTGGGTTCTCCCTCCCACGCCGACCGGGGCCCCCGGCTTGCTGCCTTCCCGGAGAAATCCCTTTGTGAGTCTTCTTGTGGCAAGGAGGCCCAAACGATTGAAGTCTTGGTCGGGTAAGAAAGGAATCATCAGTGGGCTTCTGCCCGTCGACCCATGGGCACCAACGGTTGATTCCCAGAGCATCGCTTCCCAACTCTTTGCTGCCTCTCTTTTCCCCTATCTTGGGTTCCTTTATTTCATCACCAAGTCGGAAACTTCTCCGAAGCTCACGCTCTTTGGCTTCTACTTCTTGCTTGCGTTTGTTGGTGCTACGA TTCCAGCTGGTATTTATG CTAAAATCAACTATGGAACCTCCTTGTCAAATGTTGATTGGCTACATGGCGGTGCTGAATTTTTGTTAACCCTGACAAATTTGTTCGTTGTGATTGGACTGAGAGAAGCATTAAGGAAGTTCAGAAGAGAAACAGGAGAAGAAGCATCAAAAGCCAGTTCAAAAGCTGAAGAGAAGCAAACCTCAGCCTA
- the LOC116247546 gene encoding uncharacterized protein LOC116247546 isoform X3, protein MLTTAAIPLWVLPPTPTGAPGLLPSRRNPFVSLLVARRPKRLKSWSGKKGIISGLLPVDPWAPTVDSQSIASQLFAASLFPYLGFLYFITKSETSPKLTLFGFYFLLAFVGATSFYMPKISEAATPILQIIECSSWYLC, encoded by the exons ATGCTGACCACGGCGGCAATCCCCTTGTGGGTTCTCCCTCCCACGCCGACCGGGGCCCCCGGCTTGCTGCCTTCCCGGAGAAATCCCTTTGTGAGTCTTCTTGTGGCAAGGAGGCCCAAACGATTGAAGTCTTGGTCGGGTAAGAAAGGAATCATCAGTGGGCTTCTGCCCGTCGACCCATGGGCACCAACGGTTGATTCCCAGAGCATCGCTTCCCAACTCTTTGCTGCCTCTCTTTTCCCCTATCTTGGGTTCCTTTATTTCATCACCAAGTCGGAAACTTCTCCGAAGCTCACGCTCTTTGGCTTCTACTTCTTGCTTGCGTTTGTTGGTGCTACGA GTTTTTATATGCCCAAGATATCTGAAGCTGCGACTCCAATTTTGCAAATAATCGAATG TTCCAGCTGGTATTTATG CTAA
- the LOC116246220 gene encoding protein SEH1 isoform X2: MRLDKHAMDQKCCDKVKYMLKQAHEHAIAKVVWVPPEFGDAIVCVCIDGSFSLWEETDEGKTNLTWKLCKLFEIKEIRVLDLNFGNCGKNLKLAAACADGHIRVYELLDPLELKEWQLQAEFQNVSDTVARFVKPLCLSASIAWSPQRAESQRSMFILGFNSDTSQLNSSKVWEFDEAHQRWKHVAELSLPGDQGDPVYAVAWAPNIGRPYEVVAVATCKGIAIWHLGLKPDTDGRISSEKVALLSGHDGEVWQLEWDMSGMTLATSGSDGMVRLWQSNLNGVWHEQATLDGI, translated from the exons atgagGCTTGATAAACATGCAATGGATCAGAAATGTTGTGACAAAGTGAAGTACATGCTCAAGCAA GCTCACGAGCATGCTATTGCAAAAGTTGTCTGGGTCCCTCCAGAGTTTGGTGATGCAATTGTTTGTGTTTGTATTGACGGGAGTTTCTCACTGTGGGAAGAAACTGATGAAG GGAAAACAAATCTGACATGGAAGCTGTGTAAACTGTTTGAGATCAAAGAAATTCGAGTGCTTGATCTTAATTTTGGGAACTGTGGgaaaaatttgaagttg GCAGCTGCTTGTGCTGATGGGCATATCAGAGTTTATGAGTTGCTGGACCCACTTGAACTAAAGGAATGGCAGCTTCAG GCAGAATTTCAGAATGTATCAGACACAGTTGCTAGATTTGTTAAACCCTTATGCTTGTCTGCTTCTATTGCTTGGAGTCCACAAAGGGCTGAATCACAACGTTCAATGTTCATCCTTGGTTTTAACTCAGATACATCACAGCTAAATTCCTCGAAG GTGTGGGAATTTGATGAGGCTCATCAAAGATGGAAACATGTTGCTGAGTTGTCTTTACCTGGCGACCAGGGGGATCCAGTGTATGCTGTTGCTTGGGCTCCAAATATTGGCAG GCCTTATGAGGTAGTAGCTGTTGCAACATGCAAAGGAATTGCAATATGGCACCTGGGACTCAAACCTGATACTGATGGAAGGATATCATCTGAGAAAGTTGCATTGCTTTCTGGTCACGATGGGGAG GTATGGCAATTGGAATGGGATATGAGCGGTATGACATTAGCTACTTCTGGAAGTGATGGTATGGTTAGGCTGTGgcagtcaaatttgaatggtgTCTGGCATGAACAAGCCACCCTGGATGGTATATGa